The Antedon mediterranea chromosome 11, ecAntMedi1.1, whole genome shotgun sequence genome window below encodes:
- the LOC140062524 gene encoding poly(A) RNA polymerase GLD2-like, whose amino-acid sequence MYQDNSYVSPNGFILQTPVYQRLNDFHRNQIRTFEYSNSRSVTYPPPLAQRVISGPGAISGPGPMHPVRGTQRNNYDSDYRTPNTGMHQPPWSNPPAQRYYGGQQNLSRKRVFDNNVNEQPTKRKRRRDDDNGSSSKKKKDTSSIPCTQTPQTSKNATPSRVPPTGTSLTDTDMLSKDIWEHFLERKQTKADLRRKVALRNDLATVIQFLYPYGGLFLVGSSMNGFGSTDSDVDMCLMISNETISQKHTAKMMLQRILVELSRRSFHFVRKPLVIPAKVPILKFYDCLRKIECDLNINNATGIRNTYLMQLYSKLDWRVAPLILAIKKWASDVGINDASKGTLSSYSVVLMVLYYLQVGAKPPVLISLQQKYPQKFLNSISVWDLQNLAPEDQLPSWINFESRNKQSFCQLLDGFMSFYTKDFHFYKDVVSVRLGRPLLLSSIETVGDWKKKFIHIEEPFDKTNTARAVYSEQSFRVIIRAMNKAAKKLSKPKNLKVNDLCLG is encoded by the exons ATGTATCAAGACAATTCATATGTCAGTCCAAATGGATTTATTCTACAAACTCCCGTCTACCAAAGGCTAAATGACTTTCACAGAAACCAGATAAGGACCTTTGAATACAGTAACAGCAGAAGTGTCACCTATCCCCCACCTCTTGCACAAAGGGTGATATCAGGACCTGGGGCAATTTCAGGACCTGGACCCATGCACCCGGTCCGTGGCACTCAAAGAAATAATTACGATTCTGATTACAGAACACCAAATACCGGTATGCACCAGCCGCCATGGAGTAACCCACCAGCCCAAAGATATTATGGAGG ACAACAGAATCTATCTAGAAAAAGAGTGTTTGATAACAATGTCAATGAACAGCCTACAAAAAGGAAGAGAAGAAGAGATGATGACAATGGCAGTAGCtccaaaaaaaagaaagacaCTAGTAGTATACCTTGCACTCAGACCCCACAAACCTCGAAGAATGCAACGCCATCAAGAGTACCTCCAACTGGAACCTCATTAACAGACACCGATATG cTTTCCAAAGATATCTGGGAACATTTCCTggaaagaaaacaaacaaaagctGATCTACGAAGGAAAGTGGCTCTTAGAAATGACTTGGCTACTGTGATTCAATTTCTTTATCCAT ATGGTGGGTTGTTTTTAGTTGGTTCTTCTATGAATGGATTCGGTAGTACTGATAGTGATGTTGATATGTGCCTTATGATATCAAATGAAACA ATAAGTCAGAAGCATACTGCAAAAATGATGTTACAACGGATATTAGTTGAACTGAGTAGACGGTCTTTTC attttgtaCGAAAACCTCTAGTTATTCCGGCAAAAGTTCCCATTTTAAAATTCTATGATTGTTTAAG GAAAATTGAATGTGACCTAAACATCAACAATGCAACA GGAATCAGAAATACATACCTGATGCAGCTTTACTCAAAAT TGGATTGGAGAGTAGCACCGCTAATCCTTGCGATAAAGAAATGGGCGAGCGATGTAGGAATTAATGATGCGAGCAAAGGAACATTGTCAAGTTATTCAGTAGTACTAATGGTGTTGTATTACTTGCAAG TTGGTGCTAAGCCCCCTGTTTTGATATCGTTGCAGCAGAAATACCCA CAAAAATTTTTGAACAGTATTAGCGTTTGGGATCTACAAAATCTAGCCCCAGAAGATCAACTGCCATCGTGGATAAACTTTGAATCCAGGAACAAACAAAGCTTCTGTCAACTACTAGATGGATTCATGTCATTCTACACGAAAGACTTCCATTTTTACAAAGATGTAGTTTCCGTGAGATTGGGGCGTCCATTGTTGCTCAGTTCTATTGAAACTGTTGGAGACtggaaaaaaaagtttatacaCATTGAAG AACCCTTTGACAAAACAAACACAGCCCGTGCAGTGTATAGCGAACAGAGCTTTAGGGTAATCATAAGAGCAATGAACAAGGCTGCAAAGAAATTAAGCAAACCAAAAAATCTAAAGGTAAATGATTTATGTCTCGGTTGA
- the LOC140062525 gene encoding uncharacterized protein: MNMNFNDLFRSIFGFSSKPNNHGLGDFIDDDEDNDFGSRDWGEDDGVFGDMHDQFFKETQEMFSHFQEMFSSFGFAEFPQIGLPEMEHDGSMPRSKSPRNEMLKSDEHSSDTYKGSRQNEDSRQGGSNWFSPSYKRPSFGDIFKIPSLDIGPHSNNGKKEDRDLDKHIDQSNLDLILPKERDETMPSMPGQKSFFRSISVRTIRRADGTTETHRTEKDSEGNVKKTISSTDDNGRPTDIIIDDKGQPLIQDNFQEIPPLKDKQSSSIFSKFFGSW, encoded by the exons atgaatatgaatttcaACGACTTATTTCGTTCAATATTTGGGTTTTCAAGTAAACCAAATAACCATGGTTTAGG GGATTTTatagatgatgatgaagacaaTGACTTTGGTTCAAGAGACTGGGGTGAGGACGATGGTGTCTTTGGAGATATGCATGACCAATTTTTCAAGGAAACACAAGAAATGTTTAGCCACTTCCAGGAGATGTTTAGCAGTTTCGGTTTTGCTGAGTTCCCCCAAATAG GTCTTCCAGAAATGGAACACGATGGGTCAATGCCAAGATCCAAATCACCAAGAAATGAGATGTTAAAGTCAGATGAACACTCCAGTGATACATACAAAGGAAGCAGACAGAATGAAGATTCCAGACAGGGAGGATCAAACTGGTTCTCGCCTTCCTACAAAAGACCATCA TTTGGCGATATATTTAAGATTCCATCGTTAGATATCGGTCCACACTCAAATAATGGAAAAAAAGAAGACagag ATCTAGATAAgcatattgaccaatcaaatttgGATCTCATTCTCCCAAAAGAACGAGATGAGACAATGCCAAGTATGCCTGGTCAGAAATCATTCTTCCGTAGTATTTCTGTCAGAACAATCAGACGTGCTGATGGG accACTGAAACACATCGTACAGAGAAAGATTCCGAGGGTAACGTAAAGAAAACCATCTCATCAACTGATGATAATGGACGACCAACTGATATCATCATTGATGATAAGGGACAACCTTTAATTCAAGATAATTTTCAAGAAATACCACCATTGAAAGACAAACAAAGCTCATCCATTTTCAGCAAGTTTTTTGGATCATGGTAA
- the LOC140062416 gene encoding proline-rich protein PRCC-like — protein sequence MSLVNYGSSDESSGEEDSRKSHNMSRPKPDPKQRKVTQGNDGLQPPSNRAECVSYTSDDRPGTVDMKKSHAVKNEPIQKRSLLSNLPPPKSTKVTGFPVEHKTSKELPEVVSSTTIKKSFLSLPPPKKKSQTVKITLPSLPDPGSDEDDDEPVAKKPATSKGVSGLLSMLPKPKSAMSSRILVPHTVSRKKPQPSIPRPKPQTKLAPQSTNTTVTSVFGTDYGSDDDIGEEGSSFFALDDKMVTILPEVSSSSIKQSSCPKSKTLPSSTVNTDLLKVDSVKPCAVIKTDVVLQEASSNVKAISTSSVSSTSSALSSQLPSTSQINTNEPLTPNSTTDFKSSNDMADAPLSFSKAYTSTATGYGQVTSSYYGSYDYSSNYYEEGQSSYEYNEPYQDVDEYKSFPDSTEGQSSQFGNIHEDADEFRKFFGKKQSKEDINMISINADDQTAGSNTREALLKTISEEKQPMSYSKKKNSDLPSSQQRRKHQITYLAFQAKERELALKNQWSQNRMTRKQTQAKYGF from the exons ATGTCATTAGTAAATTATGGGAGTAGTGACGAATCAAGCGGTGAAGAAGACAGTCGAAAATCACACAATATGTCTAGGCCTAAACCTGACCCCAAACAACGCAAGGTTACCCAGGGAAATGATGGTTTACAACCGCCAAGTAACCGTGCTGAATGTGTCAGTTACACATCAGATGATAGGCCTGGGACAGTTGATATGAAGAAAAGTCATGCTGTTAAGAATGAACCGATACAAAAACGGTCATTGTTATCTAATTTGCCTCCACCTAAATCCACAAAAGTAACAG GATTTCCCGTAGAACATAAAACAAGTAAAGAGCTCCCTGAAGTTGTTTCatcaacaacaataaaaaaatcgTTCCTAAGTTTACCACCACCAAAAAAGAAAAGTCAAACAGTGAAAATAACTCTACCATCACTCCCTGAT cctGGAtctgatgaggatgatgatgaacCAGTTGCTAAGAAACCAGCGACAAGTAAG GGAGTTTCAGGACTGTTGTCTATGCTGCCTAAACCCAAGAGTGCAATGAGTAGTAGAATTCTTGTACCACATACCGTGTCACGAAAAAAACCACAACCATCAATACCAAGACCTAAACCTCAAACAAAACTCGCACCTCAAAGTACCAACACCACAGTAACTAGTGTTTTTGGTACTGattatggtagtgatgatgATATAGGTGAAGAAGGTAGTAGTTTCTTTGCATTAGATGATAAAATGGTTACGATATTACCAGAGGTATCATCTTCAAGTATCAAACAATCAAGTTGTCCTAAGAGTAAAACATTACCATCTAGTACTGTAAATACAGATCTACTTAAAGTAGATAGTGTTAAACCTTGTGCTGTAATAAAAACAGATGTTGTGCTGCAGGAAGCATCAAGTAACGTTAAAGCAATCTCCACTAGCTCTGTGTCGTCAACGTCATCCGCACTATCCAGCCAATTACCAAGCACTTCACAAATAAACACTAATGAACCCTTGACCCCAAATTCTACAACAGACTTTAAATCATCAAATGACATGGCTGATGCGCCACTCAGTTTCAGCAAAGCATATACTAGTACTGCCACTGGATATGGCCAGGTTACTTCAAGTTACTATGGTAGCTATGATTATAGTAGCAATTACTATGAGGAAGGTCAAAGTTCATATGAATATAATGAACCATACCAG gATGTCGACGAATATAAATCATTTCCTGATAGTACCGAAGGTCAAAGTTCACAGTTTGGTAATATTCACGAGGATGCTGATGAG TTTAGAAAATTCTTTGGCAAGAAACAAAGTAAAGAAGATATAAATATGATTAGTATAAATGCTGATGATCAGACTGCTGGAAGCAATACAAGGGAAGCTCTACTAAAGACCATCTCAGAAGAAAAACAACCAATGTCCTATTCT aAAAAGAAGAATTCTGATTTGCCATCGTCACAACAACGGCGGAAACATCAGATAACTTACCTAGCCTTTCAG GCAAAAGAAAGAGAATTGGCTCTAAAAAATCAGTGGTCGCAAAATAGGATGACGCGGAAGCAAACTCAAGCTAAGTATGGTTTCTGA
- the LOC140062419 gene encoding uncharacterized protein translates to MDNTRISKCRSSERLKKKQSYVFQMPTTREYLATIDKYTPRKSISSLRPRKLINSFIPERNRYNNSDGLVLSEDDDELLEFVKYSSESDDWEILYEETNKSVTKRKCKQISGKRKSLCLGKIYEKSGNSIKQTNYKLRKTSRKSKPSVVCRKGRRLNSHAQSSSSDENIRVENITINTRRRRIKLLKQLSLSDEEDHVLENISARTRQRRLKLQTQSSSSSQEEDLVEEFTSPKSRKRLKLQTQSSSSDEEDHVVENISARTRHRRLKLQTQSSSSSEEEDLVEEFTSPKRRRRLNLQTQSSSSDEEDLVENIGATKRQRRLKLQTQSSSSDEEYLVENIGATKRQKRLQLQTQSSSSDADDLMETIREKRRHNRPRIKLQTQSSSSDEDDLMEAIKKKRHRRLKLQTLSSSSDEDDLMETIRKKGRHSRPRTKLRTHLSSSDEDDLMEANKKERQSRIKLQTQSSSSEKEDIVEAISKERRSTRIKAKEDTSDIVENISKKRRSSRIKLQTQF, encoded by the exons ATGGACAACACAAGAATTTCCAAATGTAGGAGTTCTGAGAggttaaaaaagaaacaaagttATGTCTTTCAAATGCCAACTACAAGAGAATACCTTGCCACAATTGATAAATATACACCAAGAAAGTCAATTTCAAGTTTAAGGCCACGGAAGCTTATCAACAGCTTTATTCCTGA AAGAAACCGGTACAACAACAGTGATGGTCTAGTATTAAGTGAAGATGATGACGAATTGCTGGAGTTTGTCAAATACTCAAGTGAATCAGATGACTGGGAAATATTGTATGAAGAAACCAATAAATCTGTAACAAAACggaaatgtaaacaaataagtGGGAAAAGAAAATCACTTTGTTTGGGAAAAATTTATGAAAAATCTGGTAATTCGATTAAGCAAACAAATTACAAACTCAGGAAAACATCTAGAAAAAGCAAGCCATCAGTTGTTTGTCGTAAAGGAAGAAGATTAAATTCACATGCACAGTCAAGTTCTTCAGATGAAAACATCCGGGTAGAAAATATTACTATAAATACGAGACGAAGAagaataaaattgttaaaacaaTTAAGTTTGTCAGATGAAGAAGACCATGTATTGGAAAATATTAGTGCAAGAACAAGACAAAGAAGattaaaattacaaacacaGTCATCAAGCTCATCACAGGAAGAGGACCTTGTAGAGGAATTTACATCACCAAAAAGCCGTAAAAGATTAAAATTGCAGACACAGTCAAGTTCATCTGATGAAGAGGACCATGTAGTGGAGAATATTAGTGCAAGAACAAGACACAGAAGattaaaattacaaacacaGTCATCAAGCTCATCAGAGGAAGAGGACCTTGTAGAGGAATTTACATCACCAAAACGCCGTAGAAGATTAAATTTGCAGACACAGTCAAGTTCATCTGATGAAGAGGACCTTGTAGAAAATATTGGTGCAAcaaaaagacaaagaagatTAAAATTGCAGACACAGTCAAGTTCATCTGATGAAGAGTACCTTGTAGAAAATATTGGTGCAACTAAAAGACAGAAAAGATTACAATTACAAACACAGTCAAGTTCATCTGACGCAGATGACCTTATGGAGACTATTAGGGAAAAAAGAAGACataataggcctagaataaAATTACAGACACAGTCAAGTTCATCTGATGAAGATGACCTTATGGAAGCTATTAAGAAAAAAAGACACAGAAGATTAAAATTACAAACGCTGTCAAGTTCTTCTGACGAAGATGACCTCATGGAGACCATTAGGAAAAAAGGAAGACATAGTAGGCCTCGTACGAAATTGCGGACACATTTAAGTTCCTCTGATGAAGATGACCTTATGGAAGCTAATAAGAAAGAAAGACAGAGTAGAATTAAATTACAAACACAGTCAAGTTCATCAGAAAAAGAAGATATTGTAGAAGCTATTAGTAAGGAAAGAAGATCTACCAGAATAAAGGCAAAAGAAGATACGTCTGATATTGTGGAAAATATCAGTAAGAAAAGAAGATCTAGCAGAATAAAATTGCAGACACAATTTTAG